From Gossypium raimondii isolate GPD5lz chromosome 11, ASM2569854v1, whole genome shotgun sequence:
ACCTATTCATATCGATGGCATGTTGTAGCTGGGTGAAAGCTATGACGCTAAAGAGTTTGGCATCTACAGCAGCAAGacagattaaattttaaagcaaattgCTGATGGTATTTCAAACTGAAGAATGACTAACTGATGCTTGTATTTCCTCCAGTGTTCGTCCTTTAGTCTCGGGCACCATTGTTGCTGATAGGATGAAATTTGCACAGCAAAAGGCTGAAAATATAAAGAATGTCCCTGAAACAATGCCAAAAGAAAAGCAGTCATTTGTAAGATAAAAGAAGCTTGAGAAATATTATGACAAAAATGAACAAGGCATGAATCACCTGTTGAGCTCCATTCACGTAGGAAGTTAAAGTAGTATGCAACAACCCAACCAGTGAAACTGCCCATAAAATTACATATGCTTCCTGCCGAACCTTTTACATTTATTGGAAATAACTGTGACGCAAGCAATTATTGTTCAATATGTTGTTGAAATAGATGAATGAAAAACGAAACAAAGGCAAAACAATTTGTGGACCTCTGATAATAACAGCGAAGGTATTCCTGCGCCAACTATGGTAGATCCCGTGTACATCTGAAAACATAATCCAATGTTTAGAATGGTTAAAAAAAAAGCGAGAAAAACAAAGTGGAAGGGGAAAATGAATTACTTACCAATAAGCCAATGAGTGCCAAAACAGGACTACCTTGATCCCACAAATTAAATTCCTGCTCATTCATCATTGTATAGGCAATAGAGGTATATTTTTAACCATAATGACATGTAAGTATATAGTTATGGAAAACAAAAGCTTCAAAACGTATAAACATGTCACTTGGATTCAAACTGAGGGTGAGGTCATTGGTACTTGTGAGGGCAATAAAACTATCTTAAGGGATAATCACTTTGATGTAAGCTTAGGCAAGGGTGATGACCAAATGTCTGCACATTCAGTGATGAAGAGGAGATGTCCGATTCTCGGTCATTATATTAGTAcctttaagaaaaatgataatCCTGTGAGGAAGCTACTGAAACACAATACAGCTGTAGACACCTGATAAACACAATAAACTCATTGTTCGTTAACAATGCATTTTACTGGACAGATTATTACAAAATGTTTATCCTTTTCTTACCAGTAGGAGCGGTCGCCTTCCTAATTTATCAATGACGAGTATACCCGCAATTCCAACTATTGTCTGCAAAATAGAACTACAATTCTTTAGTTACTGAGACATAATCCCATCAATGGAGACTTTTGCTTCCGAAAATGACAGTGAAAACCTGAGTAGCAGCCAGTGTGATGAGTCCAACCATACTAGATAAACCTTTCAATTGTCACAAAATAGAACTTTATATAGTTGAACTATTCATACATTTTCTTCAAGTTTTTATGGAGATTGTTAAGACCAATGGTATTACCAGCTGAAGCAAAGATAACACCAGAATAGAACGCAAACGCATTGACTCCTCCCAAATTCATTAGGATTATCATTCCAGCAACAGTCTGTATGGAAAACAAGAGGTATAGCAATGAATTATAcagaaaatataaagaaattgatCAATTCCATCCAAATTACTTGTCTTACAAGCAATTGTCGAacatacttcttttgaaatatgTTTAGCATTCCTTCCTTTGAGAAACTTTTAAGAGATTCCACAAAATCCTGTAAAAGAGTAAGCTGAGACAACCAAAAATCGTGCtattattaaagtttaatacttattttaagtaataaaaaataagggtTACTTTTATTTCAGCTGCTTCATTAAAAATATGAGCTTTATTTCCCCGGAGGCACAACAAAACTTCTTCAATCTCTTCGTCACGGCCAACTTTTGCCTGCACAGAAATACCAAATTGGAGATTTGAACAAAAAGAAGCAACCATGTAGAAACTCAAAACTGTACTTGTGAGACATCTCTTCTAGGACAAAACTGTAAGACTTCCATACGAAAACGATCAATATCTTACAGGTTGGTGCGGATTAGTAATGAAATATTCTGTTTTCCTTTCACTTCAATATTTAAGATG
This genomic window contains:
- the LOC105804798 gene encoding sugar transporter ERD6-like 15 isoform X2, yielding MEQQRTEATESLLVRQGNDNLVYNEEDSGVGVGDGGSVAVSDVTTILGLSIFVAACIAFGSGCALGYSSPTQSSIMEDLGLSVAEFSFFGSILSIGSLLGAAISGKITDLLGRKMTPWLLDLGRLSLGFTIGNFTYLMPIYISEITTKNVRGRFSAIPALTLGWGISFMYVIGSFVSWRTLALIATIPGLLQLLPLFFIPESPRWLAKVGRDEEIEEVLLCLRGNKAHIFNEAAEIKDFVESLKSFSKEGMLNIFQKKYVRQLLTVAGMIILMNLGGVNAFAFYSGVIFASAGLSSMVGLITLAATQTIVGIAGILVIDKLGRRPLLLVSTAVLCFSSFLTGLSFFLKEFNLWDQGSPVLALIGLLMYTGSTIVGAGIPSLLLSELFPINVKGSAGSICNFMGSFTGWVVAYYFNFLREWSSTGTFFIFSAFCCANFILSATMVPETKGRTLEEIQASVSHSSV
- the LOC105804798 gene encoding sugar transporter ERD6-like 15 isoform X1, translating into MEQQRTEATESLLVRQGNDNLVYNEEDSGVGVGDGGSVAVSDVTTILGLSIFVAACIAFGSGCALGYSSPTQSSIMEDLGLSVAEFSFFGSILSIGSLLGAAISGKITDLLGRKMTMWILNLFYIGGWLAIAFTKTPWLLDLGRLSLGFTIGNFTYLMPIYISEITTKNVRGRFSAIPALTLGWGISFMYVIGSFVSWRTLALIATIPGLLQLLPLFFIPESPRWLAKVGRDEEIEEVLLCLRGNKAHIFNEAAEIKDFVESLKSFSKEGMLNIFQKKYVRQLLTVAGMIILMNLGGVNAFAFYSGVIFASAGLSSMVGLITLAATQTIVGIAGILVIDKLGRRPLLLVSTAVLCFSSFLTGLSFFLKEFNLWDQGSPVLALIGLLMYTGSTIVGAGIPSLLLSELFPINVKGSAGSICNFMGSFTGWVVAYYFNFLREWSSTGTFFIFSAFCCANFILSATMVPETKGRTLEEIQASVSHSSV